The DNA window TGGTGGGTGTGGACCTCGGGTTGACCGACTTCGCGGTGCTGTCCACCGGCGAGCGCATCCCGCATCCGAAGCACATGGAGCGTCGGGAGCGCCGACTCAAGCGGTACCAGCGGATGATGGCCCGCCGGCAGAAGGGCTCCGCCAACCGCGCCAAAGCCAAGCGGAAGGTCGCCCGTGCGTATTCGCGGGTACGCCACGCCCGCCGGGACTTCCTCCACCAACAGTCCACCACCCTGGTACGCCGGTTCGACGCCATCGCTGTGGAGGACCTGGCCGTGGCGAACATGGTCCGCAACCGGTCCCTGGCCAGATCGATCTCCCGTACCGGCTGGGCGGAGTTCCGTACCCTGCTCACCTACAAGGCCCATCGCGACGGCCGCACCCTCGCCGTGGTGGACCGCTGGTACCCGTCGTCGAAGACCTGCTCGGCGTGCGGGCATCTGCTCGCCACACTCTCCCTCGGCACGCGCCACCGGCGGTGTCCGGGTTGCGGCACCCGGCATGACCGGGACGTCAACGCCGCTCAGAACATCGCCGTCGCGGCCGGGCTGGTCGAGACGAAAAACGCCTGCGGAGCGGACGTCAGACACGAAGGATCTCCTTCCGTGCGGTCTGCGGTGAACCAGGAACCCCAACCTGCGAGGGTGGGAATCCCCCGCGTTTAGGCGGGGGAGGATGTCAACTTCAGCACCGACCGAACAGGAGGAGTACGTTTAACCCGTCTGTGTCCTGGCGGTCTTGCGGGCGCTCCTTCTGCTGGCTGCGCGCGGCCCCGGGCTGCCTTCCGGATGAGATTGGTGCCGGAACCTGGCCTTCTTGGCGCGGTTGCCGCAGGTGTTCATCGAGCACCAGCGGCGGTTCTGGCCCCGACTGGTGTCGAGGTAGAGGCCGCCGCAGTCCGGGTGTTCGCACATCTTGACCTGGTCGCGTCGAGTCCCGCCGAGGGCAATGATCGCGTCCTGGGCGATGAGGCCGAGTGCGGCGCGGGCCGGGTGCTTCGACCGGGTGTACCAGCGCAGCCGGGTCTTGCTGAGTACGGGGAATGTCTGGCTGTCGCGGGCGAGGGTGTTGATGAGGTCGAGGTCCGCTTCGTCGGGGGCGGTGTTGGTGGCGGTGGCGGTGCCGGTGCGATGAATGGCCTCGCGGAGCCGGCGGGCGAGGTCCAGGTCGGCGTCCGTGGCGTCGGCGGGCCCGAGGCTCAGGTCGTTCGCGGCGAGCCAGTCGTCCAGACGTCTGGGGGTAGGCAGACGCTCGACCGGGGTACCGCTGCGGTCGCTGAGGGTCGCGGTGAAGCGGAAGGCGATCTGTTCGTTGTCCAGCCGGAAGGGCGGGGCCTCCGTCACGCTCGCCTCGGTCGACTCGACCGTCACCTCAACCATGGAACCAGTCTAGATGGTTCTACCCGCCCCTGCCCCTGTAGTGTTGGAACCGTCTGAGACGGTTCCAACTGGAAGGCGTGTGTGATGGCTGAGGTGACCGTGGTGGGTACCGGAGCGATGGGCGCCCCGATCGCGCGGAACCTGCTGAAGGCGGGATTCGAGGTCGCGGTGTGGAATCGGAACCGTTCGCGGATTGCGCCGCTCGTAGCGCTTGGCGCCACCGAGGTCCAGGAACCGACCGAAGTGTTCGCCTCGGGCGTGGTGCTGTCGGTGCTGGCCGATGACGCGGCGGTGCGTGAGGTGTTTCTGGACAGTGGCGCCCTGACCGCCGCTCGTGACGGGGCGGTTCATGTGAATCTCGCGACGGTCAGCCCCGTCCTCGCCGAGGGGGCCGCCACCGTGCACGTCGAGCACGGTGTCGGGTATGTGGCGGCGCCGATGTTTGGCGGCGTCCCCGTCGCCGAGGCTGGCAAGCTCAACATCGTCACCGCTGGCGACCCGGAACCCGTGCACCGTGTGCGCCCGCTGTTGGAGGCAGTGAGTGCGAAGGTGTGGCAGGTGGGCACCGAGCCGCGGCAGGCGAACGTGGTGAAGGTCGCCGGGCAGCTGCTGATCGCCTCGGCGATCCAGACGATGTCCGAAGCCGTCGCCGTGGGCGAGCGCGGCGGGATCGACGCCGCGGTGCTCGTGGAGCTGTTCACCTCCACGATCACCCCCGGCCCGGTCTACACCAGATACGGCAACCTCATCGCCGCCCGTCAGTACGAGCCGGCCGGATTCACGCCGGTGTTGGGCCGCAAGGACGTCGATCTCGCTCGCGCTCAAGCCGCGGCCACCGGGCTGCACCTGCCGGTGGGCGATCTGCTCTCGGCACTGCTGACCGAGGCGATCGGGGCCGGACACGGGCAGCGGGACTGGGCCTCGCTCGCCGAGGTGCAGCGCCACCGGGACGCCGAAGGGACCCGATGACCAGCGCATCGACCATTGGCGCGATCCCCACCCGGAGACCAGAAAGAAGGCATGTGATCTTCCGCTGTGGGCGTTGCGTGTGCCAGGCTGACTGATGTTGACCATCGGGAGCGAGGAGCGGACACGCGATGGCGATGGTCTGCCCCGACGCGGACGGGATCGTCCTCCTCAACGATGACTCGATACCGATCCATGACGCCGTGACCACCCAGGACCGCACTACATCGATCCGGTCGGCGGCGCCCCCGTCGTTGGGGGCCACCGGCTATGAGCTGCGGTCCCGGCTGCAGGCGGCGATCTCCAGCGGGACCGGCCCCGGCGGGGCGTCCCGGATCGCTCGTCTTGCGGCAAAGGGCCGCACCGCGGATCATGCCGCGCCGGCTACGGGGGGCCCAGCGGTGAATGGTGGCGGCCGTGTGCCCCTTGTCGCCGTCATAGCCACGCGCGGAGGTCTTGTGGCCGTGCCGCGCCTCGGGAAGCTCACCAAGTCACGCGGCCGCCGAGCCTGCGGCCAGGATCTCATCACACGATCGGACAAGTCGCCATGCATACCAACTCTTCCCAAACAGGCCGCCCCCGAAGCCTTCGTGAGTACCTGAGCCGTCTTGATGAGATCGGAGACCTACGGCGGATCGATTGGGAGGTAGACACTGCGTACGAAATCGGCGCAATCACACGCCACAGCAGCGAGGTCTGCGCACCGGCTCCGCTATTCACCAATATCCGTGGATACAGTGGGTATCGCGTGGTCGGGGCGCCCCTCGCCTACAGTTCCTCCGCCAAAGCCCGGATGGCCCGGGTAGCGATCGCACTCGGGCTGGCTCCGACAACGCCTGGCGGGCAGATCGTCGAAGAACTCGCAGCGGCGATGCACCGCGAGCCCATCGCGCCAGTTGTCGTGGACGACGCCCCGTGCCAAGAAAAGGTGCTGGTCGGCGACGCGGCGGACCTGACGAATCTGCCGACCCCGCTGCTGCATGTCGGAGACGGCGGCCGCTACATCAACACAATAGGCATCTTCGTCGTCGCCAGCCCGGACCGAAAATGGACGAACTGGTCCATCGCCCGAGCGATGCTGATCGACGGCAAACGGATGACCGGCATCGTCAGTGCCAGCCAGCACAACAACGTGATCCGCCAGATGTGGCAGCAGCGCGGTGAACCGATGCCGTTCGCGCTTGTTCAGGGCGCCGAGCCAAGCGCATTGTTCGTCGGCGGCATGCCGCTGCGCGACGGGGTGGACGAAGCGGGCTTCCTCGGTGGATTGTTTGGCGAGCCGATGGAGACCGTGCGCTGCAAGACTGTGGACCTTGAGGTTCCGGCATCGGCTGAGCTGGTCATCGAGGGCTACCTGGCCGACGACGAGTCGTGGCTCGAGGGGCCTACCGGCGAGTACCACGGCTATCTGCCCACTGTCCGTAAAAACCGCCCTGTTTACCACGTTACTGCGATCACTCACCGAAAGGAGCCAATCCTCCCGGTCGTCTGCGCGGGCAAACCGGTTGACGAAGACCATACGATCTGTGGCCCCGGGATCGCAGCTGTCCTGCTGGAGGAGTTGCGTCGCGCCGGCCTGCCGGTCGTTTCGGCCTGGGTCGTCCCGGAAAGCGCCTGCACCCTGCTGGCCGTCTCCGTCTCTCCGGACTGGGCGCAGCTCACGGGGTTGAGCTCGACCGACCTCGCGCGCCGTATTCTCGATGTCTGTAAGGCTCCAGACACCGTTCACGCCGGCTGGTGGATCAGCAGGCTGATGGTCGTCAACCACGACATCGACCTCACCGATCTGCGTGACTTGCTTTGGGCCTGGTCAACGCGGTGTCATCCGGTCACGGGCCGGGTGGTCGTCATGGACCAGCGGATCCCGGCCGGCGTCGTCTTCTACTCGGCGGCAGAACGTAGCGCGGTACGCGGTCCGGTCGAAGTGTTGGACTGCCTGATGCCCGTCGGAGAGGACGCGCCGCGCAGCACCGCCTTCTCCGTCAACTTTCCGGCTGACCTGCAGCGGCGGGTGCTAGCCAGGCTGAACCACGAACAGCAGAGCGTCAGTCAACACCAATCCTGAGGAGGTCCTCGCCGAGGTGTTCGGCTGTTCGCAGGCCACGATCACCCGATACCGCGAATGCCTGCGGCCGATCCTGCGCTGGTGACCGCCCCGAGGTCGCCAGCGGCTCGACCAGGCCCGCCGGGAGGGTGGTTGGTGCCCGCGTTCGTCGCCCCGGTCGGCGAACGCGGGCAGTACCACCGGCTGTTCTTTGGCCGCCCGGTGCGGAGATGAGCGCCACTCAGGCAGTGTTTCCGGCCTCGACCGGCCAGTAGCAGGTGCCGCGCACGATCTCGAGAACCGACAGGAGGGCGTCACGCAGCGCCGGGGTAACCGCGACGGCACACCGTGACCGAGTCGAGTGTGGGCTCCCGTCAGCGTCCATGACGACCGCGCCTGCCTCGCGCGCGATGACGGCGCCGGCGGCGGTGTCCCAGGTTCCGTTCCAGATGCTGATGCTGGCATCGAGGGAACCTTCTGCGACGAGGGCCAGTTCGACGGCTGTGGAGCCCAGCCGGCGCAGCCCCTGGGCACGGGTGGTCAACTCGCGATCCAGTTCCCGGCACAGCAGACCTTCGAGTCCCGGTTGGGGTCCTCCGTAATCGGTGAGGGCGACCAACGCCTTGGACAGATCGGCTGTTTTGGAAACGTGTATGCGAGTACCGTCGCGATAGGCGCCGCCAGCGCGCGTGGCCCAGTACCGGCGCGCGAGGAACGGGACCGCGATCACGCCGAGAATCGGGGTACCGTCGTGCACCAGGCCAAGCGAGATCGAGCTCAGCGGCAAGCCATGACTGAAGTTGGTGGTGCCGTCGATGGGGTCGAGTACCCAGTAGGTATCGGGGTTACCCACCGCGCCGGTCTCCTCGCCGAGGAAGCCGATCCTTGTGTCGTCTTCGGTCAGTGCGGCGCGGACGAGGCGTTCGATGGCGATATCAGCATCCGTGACGATCTCGTGGGCGTCCTTCTGCCGAACGGCGGTGACGGGGTTCGTCAGGATATAGGCGACCGCCCTGTCGATGACGTCGTGGGCGACCGGCAGCAGCGCACCAGGGTCAGGCGTTGGCATGAACTTCGCCGTCCACCTCAGCCTTGACTGCCACTTCTTGTCGTCCCGTACGGGACGCGCCGCTCACTCGCCGCCGCCTGGTGCGCCGATCTCGATCATCCGCTGCACCGACGCCCGGGCCCGTACGGCGATATCGTGATCAACCTTGACCTCGTCGGTGCCTTCGCGGAGCGCGCGCAGCAGAGCGGCCGGCGTGATCATCTTCATGAACCGGCATGACGCGCGGTCGTTCACCGCACGGAACTCGGTGGCTGGCGCGGCCTTGCGTAGCTGGTGCAGCATGCCAACCTCGGTAGCGACCAGCACCGTGCCGGTGCCGGTCGTACGCGCTGCCTCGACCATGCCGCTGGTGGACAGGATGTGGACCTTCTCCCGCGGCACCACGCCCTCTCCGACGAGGTACAACGCCGATGTCGCGCATCCACACTCCGGATGGATGTACAGGTCGGCAGTCGGATGCGCAGCCGCACGCGCGGCGAGTTCCGGACCGTTGATGCCGGCGTGGACGTGACACTCACCGGCCCAGACGTGCAAGTTCGCCCGGCCCGTCTCCCGTTTCACATGAGCGCCGAGGAACTGATCCGGGCAGAACAGCACCGCCCGATCCGGCGGGATGGAAGCGACCACATCCACAGCATTGGACGACGTGCAGCAGATGTCGGTCTCGGCCTTCACGGCAGCGGTCGTGTTCACGTAAGACACGACAGCCGCCCCGGGGTGCTCACGTTTCCACGCACGCAGTTGGTCGACGGTGATCGAGTCGGCCAGCGAGCATCCCGCGCGCGCGTCGGGGATGAGCACCGTCTTTTCCGGTGCCAAGATCTTGGCGGTCTCGGCCATGAAGTGCACACCACAAAAGACGATGGTGGCTGCACCGCTCGTGGCCGCGATCCGCGACAGGGCAAGGGAGTCGCCGACGTGATCGGCCACGTCCTGGATTTCTGGTAGCTGGTAGTTGTGTGCCAGTAGCACCGCGTCGCGTTCCCGCGCCAGGGCGCGGACCTCCTCCGCCCAGGTGCTGTCGGGCTCCAGTTGCCCGGATGGTGAGTTGTCCTGGGCTGCGGCACCCATTGGGCCCTCCTCAGACCGAGCACTCCGCAGTGGAGGGCTCAACGCTCGCGGACGTCTGTCCTTTCTCGGCGGCTTCAGGTGCATGCCAACGGCTCAGGTCTGGGCGTATCCAGACATTCGGCGCTCGCTTGGCCCTGCCGGCCTGCCCCCCGCGAAACTGCTGGCCAGTCGATCACGCGGTCCTGCGGACTGTCAATCATGCTGGTGCCAGAGAAATGGCGCCCACGCCGCTCGCGAGGCGCCCGTACGCAATGTTTTGACTCTTTTGGCGAGCTCCCGTCCCGCTTTGTCGTCCTGATCTGCATTCTGCGCGAGCCAGGTGACCATCTCGACCTCGAGAGCGTCCGCCAGCAGACCATATCCAGGCCAGTGGCGCACATCGAAACCATATCCTTCCACGAATTCCCGATACTCGCCGGCCGAGTGCCATCCGAGCCGGTCGTAGTACACCGCGGCGGGCACGAGATCCAACTCACGCGGTCCCACCGCCACGGTATCCAGATCGCCTAGCACCGGCCTGCCATGGTGGTCCCGGAAGACGTTGCACACGTTCGCGTCGCCATGGACGACGCCCGGCCGGAGTGGGAACTCAAGCCGGGCGTACCTGGCCGCCAGACGGTCCAGCAAAGCGCTGAGGAACAGCCTGTCCTCGTCGGCCAGCGCCGTCGCGTTCGCGAGACAGCAACGCGCTCGACGGAACGGGTCCGCATGGGGCAATGCGATGTCGGCAGGCGGCTCCAGAGCGTGCAGTTGCCGGAGGAGCGACGCCAACTCTGCCGGGGTGCCGTAGCTGATCTCGCCCGCCACCGATTCCCACAGCGTCACGAAATGGTCGCCGATGCGCAGTGGCTGAGCTATCTCGAGCGGACGAACCGCGGGAACCGGCGACCCCGCCAGCCATCTGGCGACCTTGATCTCCCGCTCGGCCTCGGCCGCGCGGGCGTCTCCCCGCCCGACTCGCGCCACGACAGTTCGTGAGGAGAGCCAGAACACCGCGTTCTCACCGAGACGGATCAGTTCTCCGCCGGAAGGGCTCACGTGAATCGTTGAGCATGCCTCGCGCAGAATCAGCCATGCGCGCTCTGCGTCGAAGGAGTCGCCCGGGACCTGCGCCATAGGCCGTCCTTTGTCGGTCCGCGACGCGTTCGCGGTTTCGCCGTTGCACGAGCCCCTCGCGATACCGCCGGCGGGTGAAGCGCTCAGGGCTATAACGACGGCGACGGAACTCGCGCGTTGTGGTCAGTATGCCCAGAGACAATAAGGCAGGTGCCAACCGGGCAGAACCCCGGCTACGTTCCCGGCCTGCTGCGCGCGACCCGGCGGGTCCGGGGCACTCGCCTCCTTGCTCTGTGGCGACAGAACGTGTTCGGGCTGGTCTGATTCCGTAGCCGCAGTGTCGGCGTCTCCCGAATCGGCCCAGCGATCCGGTCTGTCGCGCGGCATACCTACCGCTGCCACGACGAGGCGTTGGCGGTGCTGGCCGCAGGCTCCGGGCCTGACCGCAAACCCGGACGGAGACGGCGCCGGGGCCTGCCCAAATGGGCAGATATGGAAACCCCGGCCCGGCCGTTTCGTCGTATTCGTCAGTTACATCATGGAATCGATAAGCAGCCTTCTCCTGTTTTTGTGTGCATACACTGGCAAGCCATCACCAAACCGGACGGACGGAATCGGTCGGGTTCCTTACAGATCGCAGCTGGTGCCGGTGCCGAAGCCTCGCCCGAGAAAGGCCGCGGACATTGCTTGACGACCAACAGGCGCGTGGGTAGCTTGTGTCCCCAGGGATGGGAGTTTCATGGGTAACAATAGCCTCGAAACCGGCCGCGTAGCGATATGCCCAGCACATCTAGAGAAGATGGCACGGCTCTTCGGGGCCCCGATAATCGCGTCACTGTCTACGATAAGTCCGCTCGGACAACCGCAGTCCAGTCCCTTGTGGGTCAAGTTCGACGATGGGGAAGTTCTGTTCTCCACGGCGGCGAACCGGCTGAAAGTCCGCTACATGCGGGCTAACCCCCGGGTCAGCCTTCTGGCGTGGGATCCGAATATCCCGGGTAGCTACATCGAAGTACGTGGCACTGCGTCGATGTCGTCTGAGGGAGCGATGGAGTTGATCGACGAACTGTCGCTCGCCTACCGCGGCACACACTGGGCCCCCCAGCCGGGTGAGACGCGGGTCCTGGTGCGCGTAACCCCGACGAAGACCTTCTCACGGGCCTGAAGTCCGTTCCACCGAGCAAACCCATCGCGCGACGAGGAGGGCACGTGCGAGGTACGGTCCAAGCAGTGCTGTTCGATGTCGACGACACGCTCATCGACTACGCAGGTGCGGAGCACGACGGAATCGTCAGCTACCTCCGCTCGCTCGGTGTGGAGGGTGATCTCAATGCGGCGGCAGCCAGGTTCGGGGAGCTACAAGCGTTCCACTTCAACCGATTCCTCGCGGGCCGGACCGACTACGTGGGGCAGGCGCGCTCACTCGCAGCGGACATGATGGCCTGGATGAAAGCGCCCTCGATACCCGATCCCTACCGCTGGTTCCTGGGCTATCGAGAGCGTTACGAGGCGTCGCTGCGGCTTTTCCCCGATGTCCTCGATGGGCTCGCCTCATTAGGCGACGTGCCCCTGGGAATCGTGACCAACAGCGACACCGCCTTCTCCCGGGTCAAGCTCCAGCGGGTCGGTCTGCTCTCCCGGTTCAGGTGTGTTGTCGGCGTCGACGCGGCGGGAGCGTCGAAACCGCATCCCCGCATCTTCCACACGGGCTGCGCGGCATTGGGGTATCCACCGGCGGTAACCGCGTACGTGGGCGACAACAAGCTTGGAGACGCGGCGGCCGCCGACGAGGCCGGTCTCCTTGGCGTGTGGGTCAACAGGTCCGGTGCCGGTGAGGACGGTGTGACGGACCTCCGGCATCTCGCTGCGGTTCTCAAACTGGCGGAAGTTTCCCATTTCTCATGATCGCCTCTGGCCTTCGTGCCGGCGGTGTGGTGCTCCCGTAGCCGGGTCACTCCCTTCCCCTCCGGTAGTGGCCCCTGACCTCCTCGTCGAGCTGGGTCGCGGTGGCGTCCGTTAGATTAGCCGGCGGCAGCCAGGTGGGCCCCCAACCGGCGGAGGGTCTCGGCGGTGGCGATCGCGTCGCTGCGGGCGCTGCCGTGCCGCCCGTCGCCACTGTAGAGGCTCGGGTCGGCCACCGCCGGATGGTCGGTCAGGTGCACGTGCAGGGTGCCGAACCGCTCGGCCAGCCGGCGGGTGCGCGCCGAGAGCCGGCGCATCCGCTCGCCGAGGCCCGCCCGCAGCCGCTCGGGGACCGCCGGGCTGACGTCGACGGCGAACGTCACGAACCAACGGCCGTCCGGGTCACGGGACACCGTCACCGTCGTCGGATCCAACCCGGCCACGTCCACGCCGGGCCACGACCACACGAACCGCAGCACACCCGGTGTCTTCCCCAACGTCAGGTTCCCGCCACGCATCCGCAACGCCGACTGGGCGGTCAGCTCGGGCTGGCCGTGATAGCCGACGAAGCTGAGCTTCGTGCGTACCCACACCTCGCCGTCGACGCCCGACGGCAGCACGCTGCCGTCCTCGCCCCGGATCTCGACGCTCACGTCTCCGTACGGCCGGCCGCAGGAGCGCAGCCGCTCCGGGTGCTCCGGGTCCTCGGTCAGCCCCGGCTGGGCGCAGATCACGACGGCCTCGCTGAGCCCGTACACGATGCGCAGGCACGGGCCGAAGCGCGCGATCGCCTGGCGCAACCGGGCGGGCGCGGCGGGCCCGGCGCCCACGTTGAACATGAACATGTGGGAGAAGTCCGCGCCGTCCAGGTCCGGGTGGTCGAGCACCTCGTAGAGCGTCGGCGGGGTGACGAACGTGGAGGTGAGCCGCTCCCGGTCGACGGTGGCGATGAACGCCGCCGGGTCCCACTGCTCGCGCAGGAACAGCACCCCGCCGGTGAACAGGTTGAGCAGCGTGGTGATCTGGCCGCTGGCCAGCCACATCGGCGAGTGGGACAGGTGCCGCAGCAGCGGGAACCCGGCGGCCCGGAAGTCGGCGGCGAGGGCGAGGATCTGCGCATAGAAGCTCTGCCGGTGGTGCACCAGCTTCGGCGTGCCGGTGGTGCCGCTGGTCTGCAGGAACGACTCCGGCTCCGGCGCGTCGCCGGGCGGCCCGGCCGCCGCGTCGGCGGCGGCGGTGAGGTCCGGGCCGGCGCCGCCGGGGCCGAGGCAGAGCACCGGTACGCCGGGCAGCCCGGCCGCGATCTGGTCGCCGAGCCCGTCGGCGGCGCGGGCGTCGTAGACGAACGCCTCGGGGCGGGACAGCCGGACGAAGTCGTCGACCTCGCGGCGGAGGTGACCGGGGCGATCCACATCGTCCGGCAGCCGAGCAGGTGCAGGGCCAGCTGGAGCAGCGGCCCCTCGACGACGTTGCCGAGCATCACCAGCACCGCGCCGGCCGGACGCCGCCGCGGGCCAGGGCGGACGCGAGGGCGCGCACCTCGGCGGCCACGTCCACGTACGTCAGCCGGCGCCCGCCGCCCACCAGCGCCTCCCGGTCGCCGAAGTCGGCGAACAGTTCCAGCGCGCGGTGCACGTAGGTGGTCGGTCGGTCGGACCCGTCAGTCATCGCCAGCCGTTACCTTTCCGTGTGATCGGCGCCGCGAGGGGCGTCCGGGCAGCTCAGGGCCAGGACGCGGCGACGGTGGCGCGCGCGTGGGCGACCCCGCCGTCGTCACTGGCGAGCCTAGGCCGACGGGCCGGCGCGGCACAGGGCCGATCGGTGCCCCCCGCCGCCCCGACGGCATTTGACCTTGTCGATCAGGTTGATTGATGCCTGTCAGATGCCTGGCTAGGTTTCAGGACCATCGTCCAGGCGGCGCCGTCAGCGGACGGCCCTGGGCTGCCAACGATGGAGGTTCAATGTCGACCCCGAAAAAGTGGCACATCATGACGGCTCCGAAGAGGTGGCAGCTCATAGCCGCCGCCACCACAGCCCTCGTCGTGGGGGCGCCGGCCCTGGTGGCCACCGCCGGCCCGGACACCGGGGAGCGCCGCGACGCCCCGGTGTGGGCGGGCAGCTGGGCCGCGGCGGTGACCCGGGGCAACACCGTCGGCCTGACCAACACCGGCCTCAACAACCAGAGCATCCGCATGATCGTCCACACCACGGTGGGCGGTCCCCGGCTGCGCGTCCGGCTGTCCAACCTCTACGGCGAGCAGGCGGTCAAGGTCGGCCGCGCCACGATCGCCCGCCCCGACGCGTCCACGCCGGACGATCTGTCCGACGTGGACGCCGGCAGCGTGCGGGAGCTGGCCTTCGACGGCTCGGCCTCGGCCGCCATGAACCGGGGCGCCGAACTGCTCAGCGACCCGCTCGACTTCCCCGTCGGCGAGCAGGAGGACCTGGTCGTCACGCTGTACTTCCCGGTGCTCACCGGCCCGGTCACGTTCCACGGAACGAACCGGCAGACCACCTTCATCGGCGCCACCGACCTCACCGGGTCGGCCGCCGGGACCGGGTTCACCATCCGCCCCAACTGCTGCTGGATGTTCCTGTCCGGCATCGACGTGGAGCGGCGGCACAGCCCCGGCGCGGTGGTCGTCCTCGGCGACTCGATCGGCGACGGCAACGGCTCGACCGTCAACGCCAACAAGCGCTGGCCGGACCTGCTGGCCGACCGGCTGATCGACGCGCGCCCGGAGGTGCGCACCCCGGGCGTGCTCAACCTCAGCCTGGGCGGCAGCCGGCTCAACCACGAGGGCACCGAGCCCGGCACGGGCGGCTTCCCCGGCTACCACGAGCTGGGCCCGAACGCCCTGGCCCGGCTCAACGAGGACGTCTTCCCGCAGACCGGGGTGCGTACGGTCGTCACCCACCTGGGCATCAACGACATCTGGATGACGGGCGACTCGGCCGAGGCCATCATCGCCTCGCTGCGGCAGATCAACCGCCAGGTCAAGGCGCGCGGCCTGACCAGCCTGGTGGCCACGCTCACCCCCTACGAGGGGCACGGCAACCCGGGCGTGTGGACGCCGGAGAAGGAGGCCACCCGCCAGGCCGTCAACGCGTACCTGCGCGGCAGCGACGAGTTCGACGGGGTGCTCGACTTCGACCAGGTGCTGCGCGACCCGGCGCAGCCCAGCCGGCTGCTGCCGGCGTACGACTCGGGCGATCACATCCACCCGAACGACCTGGGCAACCAGGCGCTGGCCGACGCGGTCCCGCTGCGCCTGCTCGGTCTGACACCGTCGGGGCGGCGGGGACCCCGCCGCCCCGACATCCGATTCCTGGGGAGGAAGCGCCACGTGGACGTCGAGAAGCTGCTGTCCGGCCTGTACAGCGACGAGGGCCGGCAGAACCCGTATCCCTTCTACGCGGCCCTGCACGAGCTGGGCCCGATCCGCGAGCTCCCGA is part of the Micromonospora olivasterospora genome and encodes:
- a CDS encoding PPOX class F420-dependent oxidoreductase, whose product is MARLFGAPIIASLSTISPLGQPQSSPLWVKFDDGEVLFSTAANRLKVRYMRANPRVSLLAWDPNIPGSYIEVRGTASMSSEGAMELIDELSLAYRGTHWAPQPGETRVLVRVTPTKTFSRA
- a CDS encoding CGNR zinc finger domain-containing protein, with product MVEVTVESTEASVTEAPPFRLDNEQIAFRFTATLSDRSGTPVERLPTPRRLDDWLAANDLSLGPADATDADLDLARRLREAIHRTGTATATNTAPDEADLDLINTLARDSQTFPVLSKTRLRWYTRSKHPARAALGLIAQDAIIALGGTRRDQVKMCEHPDCGGLYLDTSRGQNRRWCSMNTCGNRAKKARFRHQSHPEGSPGPRAASRRSARKTARTQTG
- a CDS encoding NAD(P)-dependent oxidoreductase, whose translation is MAEVTVVGTGAMGAPIARNLLKAGFEVAVWNRNRSRIAPLVALGATEVQEPTEVFASGVVLSVLADDAAVREVFLDSGALTAARDGAVHVNLATVSPVLAEGAATVHVEHGVGYVAAPMFGGVPVAEAGKLNIVTAGDPEPVHRVRPLLEAVSAKVWQVGTEPRQANVVKVAGQLLIASAIQTMSEAVAVGERGGIDAAVLVELFTSTITPGPVYTRYGNLIAARQYEPAGFTPVLGRKDVDLARAQAAATGLHLPVGDLLSALLTEAIGAGHGQRDWASLAEVQRHRDAEGTR
- a CDS encoding UbiD family decarboxylase — its product is MHTNSSQTGRPRSLREYLSRLDEIGDLRRIDWEVDTAYEIGAITRHSSEVCAPAPLFTNIRGYSGYRVVGAPLAYSSSAKARMARVAIALGLAPTTPGGQIVEELAAAMHREPIAPVVVDDAPCQEKVLVGDAADLTNLPTPLLHVGDGGRYINTIGIFVVASPDRKWTNWSIARAMLIDGKRMTGIVSASQHNNVIRQMWQQRGEPMPFALVQGAEPSALFVGGMPLRDGVDEAGFLGGLFGEPMETVRCKTVDLEVPASAELVIEGYLADDESWLEGPTGEYHGYLPTVRKNRPVYHVTAITHRKEPILPVVCAGKPVDEDHTICGPGIAAVLLEELRRAGLPVVSAWVVPESACTLLAVSVSPDWAQLTGLSSTDLARRILDVCKAPDTVHAGWWISRLMVVNHDIDLTDLRDLLWAWSTRCHPVTGRVVVMDQRIPAGVVFYSAAERSAVRGPVEVLDCLMPVGEDAPRSTAFSVNFPADLQRRVLARLNHEQQSVSQHQS
- the nadA gene encoding quinolinate synthase NadA → MGAAAQDNSPSGQLEPDSTWAEEVRALARERDAVLLAHNYQLPEIQDVADHVGDSLALSRIAATSGAATIVFCGVHFMAETAKILAPEKTVLIPDARAGCSLADSITVDQLRAWKREHPGAAVVSYVNTTAAVKAETDICCTSSNAVDVVASIPPDRAVLFCPDQFLGAHVKRETGRANLHVWAGECHVHAGINGPELAARAAAHPTADLYIHPECGCATSALYLVGEGVVPREKVHILSTSGMVEAARTTGTGTVLVATEVGMLHQLRKAAPATEFRAVNDRASCRFMKMITPAALLRALREGTDEVKVDHDIAVRARASVQRMIEIGAPGGGE
- a CDS encoding inositol monophosphatase family protein is translated as MPTPDPGALLPVAHDVIDRAVAYILTNPVTAVRQKDAHEIVTDADIAIERLVRAALTEDDTRIGFLGEETGAVGNPDTYWVLDPIDGTTNFSHGLPLSSISLGLVHDGTPILGVIAVPFLARRYWATRAGGAYRDGTRIHVSKTADLSKALVALTDYGGPQPGLEGLLCRELDRELTTRAQGLRRLGSTAVELALVAEGSLDASISIWNGTWDTAAGAVIAREAGAVVMDADGSPHSTRSRCAVAVTPALRDALLSVLEIVRGTCYWPVEAGNTA
- a CDS encoding phosphotransferase enzyme family protein is translated as MAQVPGDSFDAERAWLILREACSTIHVSPSGGELIRLGENAVFWLSSRTVVARVGRGDARAAEAEREIKVARWLAGSPVPAVRPLEIAQPLRIGDHFVTLWESVAGEISYGTPAELASLLRQLHALEPPADIALPHADPFRRARCCLANATALADEDRLFLSALLDRLAARYARLEFPLRPGVVHGDANVCNVFRDHHGRPVLGDLDTVAVGPRELDLVPAAVYYDRLGWHSAGEYREFVEGYGFDVRHWPGYGLLADALEVEMVTWLAQNADQDDKAGRELAKRVKTLRTGASRAAWAPFLWHQHD
- a CDS encoding RNA-guided endonuclease InsQ/TnpB family protein, with the translated sequence MGSVRTAYRCRAYPTPEQVVVLSRTFGCVRVVWNRTLAARRARYRAEGRSTSYAETDRALTEMKKQPDLAFLGEVSSVPLQQTLRHQHTAMTAFFQKRARYPRYKSRHGRQSASFTRSALRMRGGNLTLGKTPGVLRFVWSWPGVDVAGLDPTTVTVSRDPDGRWFVTFAVDIEAPVAPEATGQVVGVDLGLTDFAVLSTGERIPHPKHMERRERRLKRYQRMMARRQKGSANRAKAKRKVARAYSRVRHARRDFLHQQSTTLVRRFDAIAVEDLAVANMVRNRSLARSISRTGWAEFRTLLTYKAHRDGRTLAVVDRWYPSSKTCSACGHLLATLSLGTRHRRCPGCGTRHDRDVNAAQNIAVAAGLVETKNACGADVRHEGSPSVRSAVNQEPQPARVGIPRV